In a genomic window of Desulfobulbaceae bacterium:
- a CDS encoding TVP38/TMEM64 family protein: MPDVNTKKNYWPIYVVLTLIIGGIILCTSLIDICPLLEVVLPSLKINKSTIVTFIRSLGGWGPVGSIGLMIMHSFVPFPSELLTIANGMIFGPLWGVIITWIGSMLAAYASFGLTRLYGRPFVAKRIKPSQLEKLDTLVSNQGAVSLLIGRLIPLISFNLINYGAGLTKISWWTFTWTTGIGILPMTIVMVTMGNNFSALPWWIWLVVLLTFLALSYAIKYVHKRYAGRP, encoded by the coding sequence ATGCCGGATGTCAATACCAAAAAAAATTACTGGCCAATTTATGTTGTTCTGACCCTAATAATAGGCGGCATCATACTTTGTACTTCCCTTATAGACATCTGCCCCTTGCTTGAAGTAGTCCTGCCGTCACTTAAAATCAACAAATCAACGATTGTCACTTTCATTCGTTCCCTGGGCGGCTGGGGACCAGTGGGCTCAATCGGGCTCATGATCATGCATTCTTTTGTCCCTTTCCCATCAGAGCTACTAACCATTGCCAACGGCATGATTTTCGGCCCGCTATGGGGTGTGATTATCACCTGGATTGGGTCCATGCTTGCAGCATACGCAAGTTTTGGTCTGACCAGATTATATGGCCGCCCATTTGTGGCCAAAAGAATAAAGCCATCCCAACTCGAAAAACTTGACACCTTGGTTTCCAATCAGGGCGCAGTATCTCTGCTGATTGGTCGACTTATTCCTCTCATCTCCTTTAATCTGATTAATTATGGCGCAGGATTGACAAAAATATCCTGGTGGACTTTTACCTGGACCACAGGGATTGGTATTCTGCCAATGACGATTGTTATGGTGACCATGGGGAACAATTTCAGTGCCTTACCCTGGTGGATATGGCTCGTTGTGTTACTGACATTTTTGGCACTTTCTTATGCGATTAAATATGTCCATAAAAGATACGCCGGACGGCCATAA
- the cooS gene encoding anaerobic carbon-monoxide dehydrogenase catalytic subunit, producing MAKEKQSIEEKSIWSDAKQMLHKAERDGVETAWDRLEQQSPHCTFCESGLSCRNCTMGPCRLSKKAPLGVCGANADVIVARNFGRFVAGGSAGHSDHGRDCIEALHAVAHGLTNDYTIKDEAKLLRIANELGIATENRPLLEVAKDLCDEFYSNYGSLREELSFLCRVPEKRKQIWRNLGITPRGVDREIAEMMHRTHMGCDNDAANTMLHSARTCLADGWAGSMIATEISDILFGTPSPRKSMANLGVIKEDQVNILVHGHNPIVSEKIVEAVNDPEFIALAKEKGATGVNLAGLCCTGNELMMRQGIPMAGNHLMTELAIITGAVELIVVDYQCIMPSMVTVGDCYHTKMVTTADKAKFTGAEHVKFEMHNGKEQARKVVRMAIERFPLRNKNRVEIPQGPVELITGFSNETLLAALGGTLTPLIEAIKAGKVRGAVAIVGCNNPKYKQDYCNVNLTKELIKKDILVLVTGCVTTATGKAGLLVPEGIEMAGPGLKEICGALGIPPVLHMGSCVDNARILQLAALLANELGTDISDLPLAGSSPEWYSEKAAAIGTYCVASGIYTHLGHPPNITGSELVTNLAVEGLDNLLGACFGIEPDPFKAAELIDQRIKQKRRALGLAE from the coding sequence ATGGCAAAAGAAAAACAATCAATTGAAGAAAAATCGATCTGGAGTGATGCCAAACAGATGTTGCACAAGGCCGAAAGAGATGGCGTTGAAACCGCCTGGGATCGCCTTGAACAGCAATCTCCGCACTGTACTTTCTGTGAAAGCGGCCTCTCCTGCCGAAACTGTACTATGGGCCCATGCCGCCTAAGCAAGAAGGCCCCGCTGGGTGTTTGCGGTGCTAATGCCGATGTAATTGTTGCTCGAAATTTCGGCCGCTTCGTGGCCGGGGGCTCAGCAGGCCATTCCGACCATGGCCGCGACTGCATTGAGGCTCTTCATGCTGTGGCCCACGGCTTGACAAACGATTACACTATCAAAGATGAGGCTAAACTGCTGCGGATTGCCAATGAATTGGGAATTGCTACCGAAAATCGTCCTTTGCTTGAGGTTGCTAAGGATTTATGCGATGAGTTTTACTCTAATTACGGCAGCCTCAGAGAAGAACTCTCTTTTTTATGCCGAGTTCCTGAAAAACGTAAACAGATTTGGAGGAACCTCGGCATCACTCCTCGGGGCGTTGACCGTGAAATTGCTGAAATGATGCACCGCACCCATATGGGATGTGACAATGACGCTGCCAATACTATGCTCCACAGTGCCCGAACCTGCCTGGCTGATGGCTGGGCCGGGTCAATGATCGCCACCGAGATTTCCGATATACTGTTCGGCACCCCAAGCCCCAGAAAATCAATGGCGAACCTTGGTGTCATCAAAGAAGATCAGGTCAATATTCTGGTGCATGGCCATAACCCGATAGTTTCCGAGAAAATTGTCGAGGCGGTCAACGACCCTGAGTTTATCGCCCTTGCCAAGGAAAAAGGTGCTACAGGCGTTAACTTGGCCGGACTTTGCTGCACAGGAAACGAACTGATGATGCGCCAAGGTATTCCCATGGCCGGCAACCACCTGATGACCGAACTCGCTATAATAACCGGCGCGGTAGAGCTGATCGTTGTGGATTACCAGTGCATTATGCCCAGTATGGTTACTGTGGGAGACTGCTATCACACCAAAATGGTTACCACTGCTGACAAGGCTAAATTCACCGGTGCCGAGCATGTTAAATTTGAGATGCATAATGGCAAGGAACAGGCCCGTAAGGTCGTTCGCATGGCCATTGAGCGTTTTCCTCTGCGCAACAAAAATCGGGTTGAAATCCCCCAAGGCCCGGTGGAACTGATCACCGGCTTTTCCAATGAAACCCTGCTTGCCGCGCTAGGCGGCACTTTGACACCGTTAATCGAGGCAATCAAGGCTGGTAAAGTCAGGGGTGCAGTGGCCATTGTCGGCTGCAATAACCCTAAGTACAAACAGGATTACTGCAATGTAAATCTGACGAAAGAGCTCATCAAAAAAGATATCCTGGTTCTGGTCACCGGCTGCGTTACCACCGCAACCGGCAAGGCAGGACTCCTGGTACCAGAGGGCATAGAGATGGCTGGGCCTGGCCTCAAGGAGATCTGCGGCGCCCTTGGCATTCCACCGGTTCTTCATATGGGCAGTTGCGTTGACAATGCCCGCATTTTGCAGCTTGCCGCCCTTTTGGCCAATGAGCTTGGAACTGATATTTCCGACCTGCCGCTGGCCGGTTCCTCCCCTGAATGGTATTCAGAAAAAGCCGCTGCCATCGGTACTTACTGCGTTGCCTCAGGCATCTACACCCACCTTGGCCACCCTCCGAATATCACCGGTTCTGAACTGGTCACCAACCTGGCAGTTGAGGGTCTCGACAATCTACTTGGTGCCTGCTTCGGCATTGAACCGGACCCCTTCAAGGCTGCCGAACTTATTGACCAACGAATTAAACAAAAGCGCAGGGCTCTCGGACTTGCGGAGTAA
- a CDS encoding peptide chain release factor 3 codes for MSHIKEHVDLCRTFGIISHPDAGKTTLTEKLLLYGGAIQMAGAVKSRKAARKATSDWMAVEQERGISVTTSVMKFQYNGYEINLLDTPGHQDFSEDTYRVLTAVDSALMVIDSAKGVEAQTERLMEVCRMRNTPIITFINKLDRDGMSPLEILGDIEDKLQVECAPLSWPIGMGKTFKGVYNLYKKELHLFTPSQETASQKGITIADLQDPRLDELLGHQADELRSDIDLLEGAANPFDYDHYLKANQTPVFFGSAVNNFGVKELLNAFVENAPAPRPSKTSTRDVSPYEESFSGFVFKIQANMNPAHRDRLAFLRICSGKFQRGMKVIHHRIGKEVTIANATIFLAQGRTNIEEAYPGDIIGIHNHGTIKIGDTFTSKEVLKFTGIPNFAPELFRRVVLKNPLKLKQLQKGLVQLAEEGAVQVFKPQLGSNYILGAVGELQFEVTMARLKAEYNVDAVYESVELADARWIDCTDRKKLAEFSSRNQMSLYEDAEGFLTYLAQSQWHLNYVMEQWPEIEFTKTREHI; via the coding sequence ATGAGCCATATTAAAGAACATGTTGACCTGTGCAGGACTTTTGGCATCATCAGCCATCCTGACGCCGGTAAAACAACGTTAACCGAAAAGCTATTACTTTATGGCGGCGCTATCCAGATGGCCGGGGCAGTAAAATCAAGAAAAGCCGCACGTAAAGCAACCTCTGACTGGATGGCCGTTGAACAGGAACGAGGAATTTCGGTTACGACTTCAGTAATGAAATTTCAATACAACGGTTATGAGATTAATCTTCTCGACACTCCCGGCCACCAAGATTTCTCCGAAGACACCTATCGCGTTCTCACTGCAGTTGATAGTGCCCTGATGGTCATTGACAGCGCCAAGGGCGTCGAGGCGCAAACCGAAAGATTGATGGAAGTTTGCCGCATGCGCAATACACCTATCATCACCTTCATCAATAAATTGGACAGAGATGGAATGTCGCCCTTGGAGATTCTGGGAGACATTGAAGATAAACTCCAGGTCGAATGCGCGCCATTATCATGGCCCATCGGCATGGGCAAAACCTTTAAAGGGGTCTACAACCTTTACAAAAAAGAGCTGCACCTTTTTACACCCAGCCAGGAAACTGCCTCACAAAAAGGTATTACCATTGCCGACCTTCAAGATCCTCGCCTTGACGAACTCCTCGGCCATCAAGCAGACGAGCTGCGCAGTGACATTGATCTTCTTGAAGGCGCTGCCAACCCCTTTGATTACGACCATTATTTAAAAGCCAACCAGACCCCTGTTTTTTTTGGCAGTGCGGTCAACAATTTCGGCGTTAAAGAACTGCTCAACGCCTTTGTTGAGAATGCACCGGCACCTCGACCCAGTAAAACCTCGACCCGGGATGTTTCACCCTACGAAGAGTCCTTCTCAGGCTTTGTCTTCAAGATTCAGGCAAATATGAACCCGGCGCATCGGGATCGTCTCGCTTTTTTGCGCATATGTTCCGGAAAATTTCAACGCGGCATGAAGGTTATTCACCACCGCATTGGCAAAGAAGTTACCATAGCCAACGCCACCATCTTTCTTGCCCAGGGCCGGACAAATATCGAAGAGGCCTATCCCGGTGATATTATCGGAATACATAATCATGGGACGATTAAAATTGGTGATACATTTACCTCAAAAGAAGTTCTCAAGTTTACTGGTATTCCGAACTTTGCCCCTGAACTCTTCAGACGAGTGGTTCTTAAAAACCCCCTTAAATTAAAACAGCTTCAAAAAGGGCTTGTACAGCTTGCCGAAGAAGGTGCTGTTCAGGTTTTCAAGCCCCAGCTTGGCAGCAATTATATTTTAGGGGCTGTTGGCGAACTTCAGTTTGAAGTTACCATGGCTAGATTGAAAGCTGAGTATAATGTCGATGCTGTTTATGAATCGGTGGAACTCGCTGATGCCAGATGGATTGATTGCACTGATCGAAAAAAACTAGCTGAGTTTTCCAGCAGAAATCAGATGAGTCTTTACGAAGATGCCGAAGGCTTTCTCACCTATCTCGCCCAAAGCCAGTGGCACCTAAACTATGTCATGGAACAGTGGCCGGAGATTGAGTTTACCAAAACCAGAGAACATATTTAA